The Vidua chalybeata isolate OUT-0048 chromosome 9, bVidCha1 merged haplotype, whole genome shotgun sequence genomic sequence ttaaaattcctcCAAGATCCTGTTTCCAAATCTATACCTAAATTTAAGGACTTAAGTGTGAAGGCAGTTGCTCAGGAGTTCTGAGTCCTTGAGCCAGAGCTCTTTCTTTGCACAGCTGGAGTGTTTCAGGAAGGTCTACAAAAATCATGTCAGTGTTTGTTGGTGGTGAGTCTTAGAGACAGCTAAAAAAAAGTGCAACCAAGGAGAGGAAGAGTTCCTCTTTCTTCTTAGATTTGCTTCAGTGTGATGAGCTGGATGTGTACCAGAGCAGGCTCATCTTACCAAAACGGCTGATGCTGAAGGTCTGTGAATCAGGGAGATGGTTTTCTTCTCCTGGGTTGTGCCAGTTAGCACAAGATTTGACAGGATCTCAAACATGACCAAAGCCAGGCTTCTGCCGCTGCAGAGGCTTTTTCATAATACTGTGTGCTATGATGATTAAAGTAATCTATATTAATGTCAGTGCCTTGCTGCTAAAGTAAAGACTTTCTTCTGGTCCTGTGGTTTCTGTTGGAAACCTGTCCCACATTTTCATGTTCTTTGTACTGCTGCTTTCCTACTCTCTGTAATTTGCAGCACAGCTTAAATGTGTGTGGGGTCTCTTTCTGTTGTTCTTAGGGGTGCACGGTCATCCGTTACACAGCTCCATGGAGGATGATATTCTTCTCTGAGACCTTTGGCATCAGATCCCTGCAGACCCCAGCCAGGCGACTCCTGGAGCTACTCTTTGACTACAGTGTTGAAAACAGACCGGTTCTTTTCCACGTTTTCAGCAATGGTGGTGTCATGCTGTACCGTTACATCATCGAGGCGCTCCACACCCACAAGCCGTTTCAGAACCTCAGAGTAGCTGGCACCATTTTCGATAGCGCCCCTGGCAGAAGAAACTTGCGAGGAGGCCTTCGTGCCCTGGCAACTGTCCTGGTCTCCGTGAACGTGCTGCTCAAGTATTTCCTGCTGTTCACTTTTGCCAGCACGGCCGTGGTGCTGCGGATCCTGCTGTACCCCCTGACCCGCTTCATCCACGAGAGCCATTACGATGCCCTGCTGAAAGCGCCCTCGCGCTGGCCCGAGCTCTACCTCTATTCTCAGGCCGATCTCATCATCAAGGCCAGCGAGGTTCAGCTCATGGCCAGTGCCCGGCAGCAGCTCGGTGTTCCTGTGAAAGCTGTGGACTTCTCGGATTCGGCTCACGTCAGCCACATGCGGCTGTACCCCACCTACTACCGCAGCCTCTGCACGACTTTCCTGTCTGACTGTGTCGGGGCCTCCCCTCCTTAGTGCTGTAATGACCTTCAGTGTTTGCCTCTGCTTGCTCCGCTCCTATGGGAAATGTCACCCCCTTTGCTTTTGTGTCTTTGAAGCGAGGAAAGTAGAGGCttcttgtttggtttggtttttttttccctgccatcTATGAGTCTGAAAGCTTCCACCCTGGCCTTTGGACCAGCCACGTTAGAGCAGAAAGTAGATATGGATTAATTTAAAGTCTTGAAGGTGAAATCCTGTCATGGTTCATGTTGATGTGCTCTGCCAAGGTGTCACAGACCAGAATCTCACACTGAGTattatttgtttcttcctgTCTCTTCTTCTTGTCTGCTTTCCATGTTGTCTCCTTGTCCCTGATGTCCAATGTCCATGTTCTGTTGCTTGTATTAATTTTACAATACAGCTCTTCCATgtctttgttgttttgttgtttttttcctctctgacaTTTCTTTTATCTTGCAATGAGCAAACAGAGCCAAGTCTGCAGGACTCTTTGCTGTTCTCAGTGCATCCCAGCTCTTCTTGTACTCTCCTTACTGGAGATGAGGCCCTGAAACCAAGTTTAAGACCAGGAAAAGGTGTGTGTAGGGCAGTATGACCAGACTGTCATCTGGTTCCATTAAATAGCTGAGATAAAACAGTCAAAGCTCTCTGATCCTTGGTGGGAGCTCAAATGTTTGTTATAATTTCTGTGTTCTTCAACCCAGAGGTTTAAGCTAACATTTTTGAATGTGTCtagtgttttgtttctcttcctttccagtCTTTTGTGTGTTCTACTGAGTAGTTTTGCTTTCTTGGAGAGCTACTTATTTGTTAATTGTATGTCTTGAAGCAGCCTATATTTTGCATCAGGATATTCAGGGAAATTTTTTGATTACAGCTGTGCCAGATCCCAGAAACAGAAAGGTGGAATTGCAGAGGAAAACGGAACTGTCTCTTGGAGCTATGCTTTATACTGGGTATTTCTTAAATCACCTCCAGCCTACAAATGACCATGAAATATGATGTTTCTGTCCATCATGTTCTCTTCAGATGATCAGTCTTTCCAGTCCATGCAATGTgtacaagaaattaattccttcaaCCTAGTGAAAAATAGCTCATTGCACTGTACTTCATGTTTGGGTTtaggttttattgtttatttgGGGGAGAAGTGGGGATAAAGACAGAAGAGAGCCTGCTGATATGTTTATGCTATGTCACAGTATAGCAAGGTGATTAATAACATGGTGAACAGGTTTAGCCAACTTTAAATTGCCAGGAAGAAGCTCTGGAGGGCTGTGACATGGGCCTGCTTGAACAAGGAACTGCCCTAGAGAGTTAGGCACTTAAAAAGCAGGAGGAGTTTTGCAAAAGGTTCTGCCAGTGGGTGGCTGTGCTGATCTTGCCCACCCTTGGGGTGCTGTCATCCACAATTACAAAATTCCTGCTATTCTGGATTGAAATGCAGAGGGGGAAGTCCTTGGGAAGCACTAAAATAAATTGGAAGTTTAACACAAGAACTGTAACACCTCACAGAAGTGAAAGCACAGGGTGGCAGTGGTGACCACACAGCTGGTTTGTAGCAGACTATTGTGACAATGCTCATTTACAGCAGAATAACCCCCTGATGGGCATGGTTTTAGAGGGAAGGTTGGGCTGTATATGGGGTGAGAATTGAAAACGGCCTGATGACCTggtttgtcttttattttttaaaagtgaaaactgTCTCCAGGCACAGGAGCTTGTTGCTTGGACCCAGTCTTATGTAGGTGTGATCCCAGTTCCAGCTAGCACTGTGACAATGGCGTGTGAGGGCTACTCTGTGGTAAAAGCCTTCAGCCTTCCCCTTTTCATGGAGAAATTCTTGTTTCTAGGGTTTGGACCTGTAAAACCCAGGCATGGTCCCCTATCTCCAGAAAGCACATCAGAGATTTCTCAGCTTTTTAAAGCAGGCCCCTGGTTTGTGTTGTCAGTGCTGTAACTCCTGAGCTGTGATGTGTTCATCTGCCTTTTCAGACATCTGGGCTGGGGCTTCTCAGCATCCAGCCTGTTTGTGGCACTGTGAACACTCTTGGAGAACAGAGGTGATAAAGGTTATTTAACCAGCCCTTGCCCTCATGCTGGTTTCTACAGGTTCAGTATTTACAGATCAGTTAAACACTCCATAATATATGCCTCTGAATTAATACAGTTGTTCCTGGGAATCTGCTGTTCCTGTTTATTGCTATGGGTGTTGAACTTCTCCCATTTAAGGACTTGGTCTGTTACAGAACatggctggcaggagctggagctaaACCCTCTGCCCTTGCCTGACAGGTGAGGCAGGTGaggcttcctctgggaaaaaCCTCACATGTCAGCTGCACCTTCCTTCCTCACTTTCACCTCCCACCACGGTGTTGCCACTTCCccacctcccagggcagcaggcagggagcggGTGCTGCCTGCTGGAGCTTTGCAGTCAGAGGTGTCCTGAGCCTTGCAGACAATGTGCTCTCAGGCGTTTCCACTGCTGCAAAAGTGACTTGAAATTCGGAGGTGATCTGTGTACACAGCTGTCTGAGAGCAGAATGATCTTGGGCAAGCCAGTGATTTACAGCACCAGTCTTCTGAGTGAGTTTTGGTTTCTGAGTCCCGGCAAGTTTTAATTCTGATTGTGAGCACTGTGTGATATGCTGGcctctgctttcctgtgctgtgtgtgcctcCACCTTCCTGCCCTCCGTATTCCTGTGGCTTATTTGAAACAGAAGGTTAATAACTTGGAGCCTGAAGGCACATGGCTGAGAACTGATCCAAGCACTACTGGATTTACAAAAACCCAGCCTCAGACCCTTAATCCTTGCTAAACTGTCACGGTTTGGCGCAGCCGGTGTTCCTAAAGAGCTTCAGCCTGAACACTGAAAGCCCAAAGGTTGTGATATCTTGGCAAATCCAAGTAAATCTCTGAGATGAGCTATGGGGAGGAGGGGCACTGCAGATCTGTTCAttgggaggaaaaaatgcagcatcCTTGGACTTGCCTCGAGGGTAGGGAGTGGGATGTGGCCCAGAGCTTGTTTTCCTGCAGTCCAGCCCTCCTGTGCAGATTGTGAAATTGTGTGGGTGGAACACCAGCAGTGGCTGGAGAGGAGGATGCTCACAGCTGGCTACCACAGTTGTGGTAAAGCAAAATTAACTTTCCCTCAGTAACAAAGTCTATTTGAGTGTTTCCTGTGAGGGAACTGACTCCTGGCCTGCTCCCCTGTGCCACCTTCTCTCCCCGAGCAATGGTGATGTTACAGGGtggttttgaaaaacaaaaaaagccatttaGTGGTCAGGGTGGCCCgtgtggctgggctggagggtgctcagctgctcctgacagggctgggagggtgtctctgcagccagagctccctgtggcactgggggaggCTATGGTGGGGAACTGGGCAAGCCAGAGGCAGGATCCAGCCAGCGAGGGTTCAGGTTTTGGAACTGGGGGAACATCTCACAGAGTGAGTAATTCAGATTAGGCTCCTGGGTGGAGACTGACCTGTGCCCACACCTCATAAAGGTGTGTGGGCTGAGGTGCCATTTTCATGCATgttgggatgctgcaggcatATGCGTGGAGCTCTGCCATTgatggaaaagtgggaatggacGGGATGGAACCAAGCAATCCAACCCCGTGCTGCATCCCAAAAAGTGAAGAAGGGAGGCTGGTCTGCATTGCCCgtggaggagctggcagagggcGGCTGTGCAGACCCCGCGGGAGCCCCGTGCCGGGCGGGAACAGCTCCACGAGATGGCAGCAGGACCCCTCTTTACCGCATGGAGAGATTTCTAGTCTAGGAGCCAGCTGAGCACATCCTGGCGAAGACCcgagcagcacagctcagcccagtGCTTCTGAGTGCCTGAGAGCATCTCCTGCAGAAGGTCTCCCCTTGGAGCAAGGAAAAAGACCAGCAAGAACTAACTCCGATGACAAGAACTAGAGATTGTGAGTTAATACAGAACAGCATCTCTCCCTAGGGCTGCCTGCCTCTGGAATTTGTACTAGATCCCATTCCTCAGCTTTAACTGATTGTTAAAAGCAAAAGTCTAGCAGCAGGAAtagctttcctgcccttctcaCCTCAGCAGACCAGGTCACAGCACTTCCCTCTCCACCACCCAGGGAAGGCtatctgttttttaaatcaatCTGTGTAATACTGTGATTGAGTAGTCCGTGGCCCAGCTTCTGGAGCTCCACATATCAGGACTCTGGAGCTCCCTTGGTTTCCCTGTAGTCCCCAAGCCCTAGGAAAGGAGCTGAGCTTAGTGCTGCTCTTCTGAAAAGGCTGGCAGGACCTCccagcacacagggctggggattGAGGATGCAGTTAGGAAACAGGACAGCACAAATAGGGGCCCACAGCCACCAGCTGATCTGTCTCCTAATGCCCCCTTGTCCAGCACACCCACAGAGCTCCTACACCCAGCCTGGGGCATGAgcatccctccatccccttcCCTTTGAATTTGAACCGCCCCCCTCATTTCTACATCCTCATATGCCTGCAAGTGCACCCCAGCACCATCAGACAGGCTGTGTGGGCACGGCTGGGATGAGTAGAGGTGGGCATGGCATCTTTTGCTCACTCTCCAAATCCCatgggggctggggcagggagaacTTGGGCAGCCCTGCCCCCGAGGAGTGATGGATGAGCTGACAATAGGGTATTGATAAGGAATTAACCTTGAGCCCTTCTTGCTTCAGTGTCAATAGAGCAGGAGCCAAGTACACACGTTTGATTGGAAATCTGTGTTTggcctctgctgcctctgagccCATGGAAGGAGAGAGATGAGAGGGGGATGtgagctgccctgctgcctcaTCCCCAGCTTGGATCCCCCCAAGTGGATCCCGTTTACCCAGCCCCCTGCTGCTGGAGTTGACTGTGGGCACCCAGCTCTAGCGGCTGCAGCAGCCCTTATGCCCCCAACCTGGCATGTGGAGGGCTGGGTACCAGGGCCCTCCTTGTTCCCTAAAGGGCCTGTGCCCATCTTGCACTGGCCTACACTCCGAGCAGTTTGTTTAATTAAGTGTTTTGCCTAATGGGATTGCCTCATTTCCATAACAAACTGGCGGGCTGTCATTAGGTGGGCTCCCTCATTCATTACTGTTAATTAGATATGGATCCCCCAGAAGGCGGCGCGGGGTGATGAACGAGGCCCCTGACACACGCTATTACACATTAGCATTTTCTCAATATATCCGATACATCATGGTCCTCCGCTTcctaaagatattttaaataaaatattagcaGCCTGCTGTGGGGTAggtggagagggagggagggcttctgcccttCGCCCTGGCCTCAGGCCACCTTTGGGCTGGAAGTGGATGGGAGAGGGGCTGCGAAAGCGGccaaatcccagcccttccctaTCCTTGCCACAGCAGATGGAAAGAGGTCCCTGACATCCTTGCTGCCTCCTTCCACCAGCCTGGCGACCCCCAgcatcccatccctgggggaCACAGCCATGGTGAGGGGTTTGAAACCAGCCCATTGACCCCTCTGCAAAATGTTTGTAAACCAAAAGCGTCGGCGCCAGCCGCGTGCCGGGGGGAACCCGACCTCTGCCCCCCCgccccagcagcctcccagtCCCTGTGTCGGGGTAACCCTACACTGCACTGGAGGCCCCTAATGCAGGATGTATAGATCTGTTGGGGCTGGGTGTCTCCCGCCGCCACCTAACGCAGCCGATGAGACTTCATTATGGGGGTGTCCCCTGAGGGGTGCCCTTcgccctgccctcctggctcTATGGGGGGACCAGTTGGGGGAACCCATCCGTGGTGGGGTCTGGCGCATGTCCCAGCATCCCCGTGCATctgtccctgcatcccaaaCAGGACCAGGACTCTCCTCTGGGACATTACTCACATCCAGGGGCTGCGGCGTGTGGGGGGTGTCTCTGCTGCCTCTCGCCTGCAAAGGGAaacacagagaagcagaaagcacCCGAGAAGATTTATACTTGTTTAATTAATGTCAAATGTAGTTTACAAACGGGAGTGACAAGTACCTCTTTGTATAGTATACACTGACACACAATCATTGACACACCGGAATATCGCTTTGTGCAACTGGGATTCTTTGGGCAAAGATAGGTAACTCtgatatttcactttttttttttttttttaaatcattaaaacTCATTACAGAAGAGGGGAAGTGGCGGATGCCTGTTACAAACTGGGATGCCTCTCTCCCCAGCCTTCCCCCTGCAGCTTCCCCCTTGAAAACAGGGGAtggctttaaaatttaaacaaaaaaaaaaaaaccaaaacaaaacaaaacaaaaataaaccccaaagcAAAGAACCAATGAGTAGTTACATATGGTTTTACACATACGTACATAAAGCACACGGCTGGTCCACAACACCTGCCAGAAAGGCCCTGGGAGGGAGCTAGGCTATTTCCAAGGAAGGCCTGGGAAGGGGCCTCCTACCCTCTTGCCCTTCCTGGCTGTCTCTCACACCCACCTGGCTGCGCCCTCTCCATCTCTGAGCCCTTAGCACCAGCACACTCCCAGCTGAGCCATGTGCCCTGCAAGTTTTTCTCCCTTTACAAATCCAGCCTGAGCTGTGCATgcctgcccttctcctgccttgtgctgctggctgcagggttATCCTGCAGTGACAGCCCCTGCCCGCAGTCTCCCTGTGAAGGCAGGACCCTCTGGGGTGCCCCAGCTTCCTCTGGctcctgggagctctgctggcacagagcagaggaggcagcagctaTCTGGTTTCAGAGGCCACACACAGATATGAGCTTGGACACAAGGGAAACTCCCAATTAGGAATTGTCACCTTTTGATgagattttaatgaaataacaGCTCCTTCaatttcatttgggtttttttttgggtgcaGAGGGATCCTTCTGAAATCAGTCAGGAGATGCCAAGACTGTTCTCTGCAAAAGAGCTCAGGATAGAGAAGCAGTAGTGGGACTGTCCCACTCCCCACACATCCTGCTTacccagcccttccctctctgGAAACACCCCAGCAAGCACTGGGGTCTCAACTCCCATTCCCTCATCCAGTGTTGTTTCCACTGTCTTAAAATGCCCCAGCTGTGTTGTGCTGCCAGGTGGGATCTGCTTGGAAAGGAGTGGAGCAGATGAGCTTTCACATCTCCCTGTCTTCTGGCTATGGGGAGCTGGCACCCCACAAGTGCCCAGGAAGCTGTGGCAGGGATACACAGTGTGGGGTTGCGAGAAGTCCCAAGGCCTTGGGAAATGGGTCAGTATCTGTTTCTTGGATCCtgacaataaaataaagaacaaaaaaccagGCCAGATGGCAGCTTTGGTTAAGGCTGAGGATACGGGAGACAGGGACAAGCATGAGGGACTGCGTGGAagaagctggggctgtgggggacCTCTGGGTCCAGCTGAGAGTGTCTCTGCTGGACCCTGGGAGTAGCAGTGGGGACAAAACAAGGCTGGCTTGGCTCTCTGCCCTAGTGCCAAAACCTCTTAGGAAAAACGCAGGCAGCAGGAGAGTGGGAGCTGGGGGAAGcgagagcagggcagggctggctctgcagggcttgCACGGCTCTGCCAGGCAGCCCCACAAGGGAACTGGCTGAGTGTCTCTGGGCAAAGCCACCAGCAGGACCATCCCGTCCCCTGCCATCCCCAGTGTCCTGCCTCAGCACCATCCTGAGCAGCCCAGGCATCCTCAGCCAGGAAATGCTGCCCAGAGGAGGAAAGCaaagccaggcagggcagggaaaggggctgTGGTCTGGAGGAGCACAGTTATTAGCTGGACGCTCGAGCCAGGGGAGAGGGCAGTGCTCTGAGAGACTCCCTCTTTCCAGCTCCTCACCATTTGCTCCTTCCCCAGATGGGAAAGATAAAGGGGACTGAGCTAGATTccccctgtcctgcctggcccCCCGGTGAGGAGTTAAAAGCTGTGTCTTTCCGGGGATAACGATTCTATTATAAATAGCCCCATTAGCTACAACTAATGACAAAAATCCACCTCCTCTACTCCCCATAAGTTCTGTAAGTTATGGGCAATGCTACAGCCATTACTAAAAGCTGTTAACTTCATATCTGAATGAGGAAATATACACCACAGAACATTAAAccatttatattatatatatgtatatatatactttttttaaactaatgaCTTTAATGCCAAAACTTTGCTGAACCAAGAAAAATATGGGTTTAATGTTCtctgctcatttttttcttctttaaaaaaaatacaacccaaagaaaagaaagggaaactTATTAGTATGTAATGTTTGAGTCTATCCCATTTATACACAACATTGTAAACATATATAATCTATATTACATGTGCTTCATTTCTGCctgggtgtgtttttttttttctttaaaccttTTAGTCATCACTAGaacaccacaaaaaaccaaaacagaaccaaacaaaaaaaaaaatcaaaccaaaacaaataagaacaaaacaaaaactgatCAAGGAACACAAGTTACAGGTTATTTAACATCTTTCTGTGAAGGGTCCCTTCCCCAGTTTCCTGGGGGAGGAGTGGTCAACAGCACAGTCCAAAGGAGGGCTCACAAGCCATCCACAATGCAAAGCCAGCTCCAGGGAATGGGTGATGGGGAACACTGGTTTTAAAAAAGGGGGCTTCACAACAAAGGATTTGGTTTTGCCCGCTGCAGATGCTGAAGGAGGTCTCAAACTGCGGGACCTGGCAGCTGAGGCTCCCACTGCTCCTGATCCTCGAGTCCATGTCTGGAGTctatggtttgttttttctttaagttttaaaacgtcttttttttgttgtggtcGTTCTTCTCCCCCTGGGTGTGATGAGCTGAGCGGAGTAGCTGggtcctgccctcctgctggGTCCTTCATAAGTAGATGCGCCGAAGGTCTCCAGGAGATGTGATGGTGTTACACTGAGGACAGAGCTTCTTGGCACCCTGCAACCAGCAGATGAGATGCACAGTGTGAGAGTGTGAAGGACATCCCTGCCCTTGGCCTGGGACTGCAGGAGCAGTAAGGCCCTCCAGGCAGGGCCATGGCCTCCAACAGTGAGCACAAGATGTGTGAATGGGGAGTCCCAATGCCTTCCTTGCCTGTCCTGCATGCCCCTTGTCCTTCTCCAGTCCCTGGCATGAGGCAGCTGGACaagcaggagctctgcagaaGCCTGAAAACCCAGAGCCAAGCTGCATCACCCAACTCAGCAACATTGTCACCACTGTTTTCCAGGGAGATTTGCTCCTTTTTGTTTCCCTTGCTCACTTGCAGCCCTCGATGAACGAGTTCAGATCACTGAACAGGCAGAAAATCAACCCAGCTGGAACAAGTGAAGTTTTCAGCAGGGATGACTGAGCTGGTTCATGGGGGGCTTGGACCATCCCTTCCAGGGCAGCACAATGGGGTACTGCCTCGTCCATCCAGAAAAAAGCCTAAGAGCTGCTGGCATGAAGCAACCCTCTGTCCTGTCCTCCCCAGCTCACACAGATACTGCAGAGATGAGTCTCTTCTGCCAAGGTAAGCTGGAAACAGCAAACTGATGTGAGCTGGGGTGGGGTAATGGGTGGCCGACAGGAACActacatgaaataaaacaagggCTGATGTGCCATCTATCACTGAGCCTGACAGCAAGAGGGTGTTAATAAGCTTCAGAATCGGGGTCAACCTAAGCTGGTCATCATTAGATTGGCAGATGTGAAAGACAATTGATgggaaaaatgacagaaaaatggCTCTGCTGTGAGGCAGCCTCTCAACTACAGCACCAGCAGCATGGGAAATTGGCATggccctccctgctcccactgcacaTTATTCCTTGCAGTCATGGAATTGGCACACCTGCCATTCCCTGAGCTTTGCACTTCTGGACATTCCCATTTGACAGCccttgctgccagcagctcagctgttgACAGAACACATGTGGGGACCACAGGCACCTGCACCTGATCTAAACCAGTCACACACAAAGTCCTGTTGAGCTAGAGTTGAATGAAGTGTATGTAAAAGACATCCAAAACACTGTGGGCATCACCTCAGGGTGAGTGACACTCTGGGGTCAGTGACAGGCTGGCAGTCTGAAGAAGGACAGATCACTGGTGGTCTGGATGGCACGCCTAACGCTGGTGCCTGTGGGCACATCCTTCCAGTTATCTGGGACAACTATGGTGTCTGTTTAGATTTTCAGCCTTCCAGGGCAGGGACCATCCCCCTGTGCCTGTGCAATGCATCATGCAGCCCTATGCACTGGTCTTCACAGAGTGCACTTGGCATGCTGGATTCTGGGAGGAGCAAGTGCAACCTGTAACTCAAAGGAAAGGCTTAGAACACTGATGAAATGGAAACTTGAGTGCACTTGGACTTTAGCAGAGCCTGTTTATTTAACATGCCTCTTTGCTTATGCTCAGTGCCTCAGCTCTGGATCTCCAGAATGAGAAATGGGAAGCTCTACTCTGCATGTCCCAGTAAAAACTTGCTGCAGTGGCGAAAACATGAGAGAAAAATCTGAACATCTGCCCCTTCTGCCACTGTGGTGACATAGCAGCACTCCCAAGGGGCTCACTAATCTGGAGGCAAATGCCACGAAATATCCTGTTTCAATTGAGTCTCTGCTCAGTTTCAtgtatttcccttttccttggaGGCACCTGTTGCATCTAGTTGCCCTCTTGGCATCAACTTTGTGGCAGGGAGGTGCTGAGGAATTAATTCACAGCATGTTGTctgagggaca encodes the following:
- the TMEM53 gene encoding transmembrane protein 53 isoform X3; this translates as MGTRGPQGAVVELEPGQARGRTDRGPAEGRPVVILLGWAGCQDKHLAKYSAIYSQKGCTVIRYTAPWRMIFFSETFGIRSLQTPARRLLELLFDYSVENRPVLFHVFSNGGVMLYRYIIEALHTHKPFQNLRVAGTIFDSAPGRRNLRGGLRALATVLVSVNVLLKYFLLFTFASTAVVLRILLYPLTRFIHESHYDALLKAPSRWPELYLYSQADLIIKASEVQLMASARQQLGVPVKAVDFSDSAHVSHMRLYPTYYRSLCTTFLSDCVGASPP
- the TMEM53 gene encoding transmembrane protein 53 isoform X1 yields the protein MGTRGPQGAVVELEPGQARGAEASGTGGAEGRTDRGPAEGRPVVILLGWAGCQDKHLAKYSAIYSQKGCTVIRYTAPWRMIFFSETFGIRSLQTPARRLLELLFDYSVENRPVLFHVFSNGGVMLYRYIIEALHTHKPFQNLRVAGTIFDSAPGRRNLRGGLRALATVLVSVNVLLKYFLLFTFASTAVVLRILLYPLTRFIHESHYDALLKAPSRWPELYLYSQADLIIKASEVQLMASARQQLGVPVKAVDFSDSAHVSHMRLYPTYYRSLCTTFLSDCVGASPP
- the TMEM53 gene encoding transmembrane protein 53 isoform X2, producing the protein MGTRGPQGAVVELEPGQAREGRTDRGPAEGRPVVILLGWAGCQDKHLAKYSAIYSQKGCTVIRYTAPWRMIFFSETFGIRSLQTPARRLLELLFDYSVENRPVLFHVFSNGGVMLYRYIIEALHTHKPFQNLRVAGTIFDSAPGRRNLRGGLRALATVLVSVNVLLKYFLLFTFASTAVVLRILLYPLTRFIHESHYDALLKAPSRWPELYLYSQADLIIKASEVQLMASARQQLGVPVKAVDFSDSAHVSHMRLYPTYYRSLCTTFLSDCVGASPP
- the TMEM53 gene encoding transmembrane protein 53 isoform X4, whose amino-acid sequence is MIFFSETFGIRSLQTPARRLLELLFDYSVENRPVLFHVFSNGGVMLYRYIIEALHTHKPFQNLRVAGTIFDSAPGRRNLRGGLRALATVLVSVNVLLKYFLLFTFASTAVVLRILLYPLTRFIHESHYDALLKAPSRWPELYLYSQADLIIKASEVQLMASARQQLGVPVKAVDFSDSAHVSHMRLYPTYYRSLCTTFLSDCVGASPP